Sequence from the Deltaproteobacteria bacterium genome:
CAAAATTTCCTGCTGAAGAATTTGAGAAGTGCGGCTATCATGTTACGTTCCGCGGCACAAAGCAATACAATGGCGTGGCGATAGCTTCCCTGCTGGCGCCTGAGGCGGTGTCCTGCGGTTTTGACGATAGCGGCCCGGCGGATGGAGAACGCCTGATAAGCTGCACTTTCCCAAGGGTTACAGTCCTGAACACCTACGTCCCCCAAGGCCGGGACAAGGAGAGCCCGCATTTTGCCTACAAGCTGGAATGGTTCCGACGTCTGCGGGCTTTCCTGGAAAAATCGGGTTCGCCGGACACCCCGCTCATCTGGTGCGGCGATTTAAACGTGGCGCCGGAAGCCATTGATGTCCACGACCCCAAAAGGCTTCTGGGCCATGTCTGTTTCACGCCCGAGGTGTGGGACGCCTTTGCCGATGTTAAAGCATGGGGCCTCTTGGACATTTTCCGGAAGCATCACCCCGACCAGCCGGGACAATACACTTTTTTTGACTACCGCGTCGCCGGTTCGGTCGCCCGAGGATTGGGTTGGCGGATTGACCATATCCTGGCCACGCGGCCCCTGGCGGAAAGATCGCTGGGCTGCTCCATTGATCTGAAGCCGAGGCTGGCGGAAAAACCATCCGACCATACAATCATCCTGGCTGAATTCGACTTATAAAAATGAGGAAAGAAAAATGGAAAAAGACTGCCGTCCCTGGGGGTTTTATGAGGTGCTGTCCGACGAAGCTGATCACAAGGTAAAGCGGATCGTCGTTTATCCCGGTCAGCGTTTAAGCCTGCAACGCCATCAAAGACGCGCCGAACACTGGTTCGTCCTCCACGGCACCGGCGTCGTTACCCTGGACGGGGCAGATCTCAATCTGGCAACCGGTCAGGCCATTGATATTACCCGTGGCGCCTGGCATCGTATCCGGAACCAGGGCTCAGAGGATATGGCCTTTATCGAGATCCAGACGGGAGATTATTTCGGAGAAGACGATATCGAACGGCTGGCTGACGATTACGGACGCATCTGACCATTATGTTTCAAACGACGCTTATCTGCACCTGATTGCGCCCCCTGCTCTTGGCATGGTAAAGGGCTTGGTCGGCTGCGGCCACCAGCACGTCGAAACTCATTTCCTTTTGCGGTTTGATGGTGGCGACACCCAGGCTCAAGGTGACCACCGGGACAACTGTAGAACTGCCGTGGGGAATGCCCAATGCCTCCACGGCGGCGCGAACCGCCTGGGCCATGGCAAGGGCGTCGTGAAGGCCCGTCCC
This genomic interval carries:
- the xth gene encoding exodeoxyribonuclease III, which gives rise to MGTFKIATYNVNSLRSRLHVVIPWLLQNHPDVFCMQETKVEDAKFPAEEFEKCGYHVTFRGTKQYNGVAIASLLAPEAVSCGFDDSGPADGERLISCTFPRVTVLNTYVPQGRDKESPHFAYKLEWFRRLRAFLEKSGSPDTPLIWCGDLNVAPEAIDVHDPKRLLGHVCFTPEVWDAFADVKAWGLLDIFRKHHPDQPGQYTFFDYRVAGSVARGLGWRIDHILATRPLAERSLGCSIDLKPRLAEKPSDHTIILAEFDL
- a CDS encoding phosphomannose isomerase type II C-terminal cupin domain gives rise to the protein MEKDCRPWGFYEVLSDEADHKVKRIVVYPGQRLSLQRHQRRAEHWFVLHGTGVVTLDGADLNLATGQAIDITRGAWHRIRNQGSEDMAFIEIQTGDYFGEDDIERLADDYGRI
- a CDS encoding GGDEF domain-containing protein translates to MTGFLFHQQDYIRCFYGTALIIMAAVCFVIKQVAEAISQTFHRPGDMVARYGGEEFAVIMSGTGLHDALAMAQAVRAAVEALGIPHGSSTVVPVVTLSLGVATIKPQKEMSFDVLVAAADQALYHAKSRGRNQVQISVV